A portion of the Ricinus communis isolate WT05 ecotype wild-type chromosome 10, ASM1957865v1, whole genome shotgun sequence genome contains these proteins:
- the LOC8277652 gene encoding transcription factor EMB1444 isoform X2, with protein MGATALRQLLKSLCSNSTWNYAVLWKLRHGSPMILTWEDGYFNYSKSRELVGTISDDVYGKGASDLVSPQVETNTSRGISEEYPVGLVVADMSHLQYIFGEGVVGKVAALRDHCWVSFHHIFTGKSELIPECPEEWLLQFASGIKTILLVPVLPYGVLQLGSLEEVAEDVSIVAYIKYRFNCLQSVGENTGPCSLKKESQAQLSSSLISSSNKCLNVPLTNILTSVKTEDVFQSIASNIVELGNDNLATASYVQRLVTFQDVFTPTGEGLPEAIIFNRDNKINVPLVEVSNPSVSINDSQLEMMESKLFDLSCLMEEIQAHSEELQRYSDYNGYNMGLLEESFNEIMNIHPAGSMTGEPCGDKYAIDLDNKIVSSFLRFPKDSELHKALEPASSKQTSEQFWDSSFMVENTCGTSSLPPSKDPNTSDRTEPSWFARGGDAGYLLEAVVANACHSSDDTICYEFKSLESSTSPRGSASPSPKNQYKGSDLAKDSSIPRNHLTSACITEDRNADSTSDTLMSMMNTILSQEHKGGGTGNTQLRKERRTLNSSKRRARPSDNQRQRPRDRQLIQERVKELRELVPNGAKCSIDGLLDRTIKHMMYLRSVTDQAEKLRHCLHQELAGCKNWRPSETEENYQNGTSWAFELGNEFQVCPIAVEDLAYPGHMLIEMLCDEHGLFLEIAQVIRGLGLTILKGVLKSRSSNTWARFVVEASKGFHRLDIFWPLMQLLQRKRKSISSKI; from the exons ATGGGAGCTACTGCTTTAAGGCAGTTGTTGAAAAGTCTTTGCAGCAATTCTACCTGGAATTATGCAGTTTTATGGAAGCTTAGGCATGGCAGTCCTAT GATTTTGACTTGGGAAGATGGATACTTTAATTATTCCAAATCAAGAGAACTCGTTGGAACTATATCAGATGATGTCTACGGCAAAGGTGCAAGTGATTTGGTCTCTCCACAAGTCGAAACAAACACATCCAGGGGTATCTCAGAGGAGTATCCAGTTGGACTTGTGGTAGCTGACATGTCTCATCTTCAGTACATCTTTGGAGAGGG GGTTGTAGGCAAAGTGGCAGCTTTACGAGACCATTGCTGGGTTTCCTTCCATCATATTTTCACTGGTAAAAGCGAGTTAATTCCCGAG TGTCCAGAAGAATGGCTACTTCAATTTGCATCCGGTATCAAG ACTATTTTGCTGGTGCCTGTACTTCCATATGGAGTTTTGCAACTTGGGTCATTGGAAGAG GTTGCTGAAGATGTCAGTATAGTGGcatatatcaaatatagatTCAATTGCCTTCAGAGTGTTGGGGAAAACACCGGACCTTGTTCCTTGAAGAAGGAATCTCAAGCTCAGCTGTCATCTTCACTAATATCCAGTTCCAACAAGTGCTTAAATGTACCATTAACTAATATTCTTACCTCCGTGAAGACTGAAGATGTATTTCAGTCAATAGCTTCAAACATTGTTGAGCTAGGTAATGACAATCTGGCCACTGCAAGTTATGTTCAGCGACTGGTAACTTTTCAAGACGTATTCACACCAACTGGAGAAGGTTTGCCAGAAGCTATCATATTCAAtagagataataaaattaatgtccCTCTTGTTGAAGTGTCAAATCCAAGTGTATCAATTAATGACAGTCAACTGGAGATGATGGAGAGCAAGCTGTTTGATCTTTCCTGTCTGATGGAAGAAATACAGGCACACTCGGAAGAACTGCAGAGATATTCTGACTATAATGGCTACAACATGGGGCTTCTTGAAGAATCCTTTAATGAAATAATGAATATTCATCCTGCAGGCAGTATGACAGGGGAGCCATGTGGAGACAAGTATGCTATCGACTTGgataataaaattgtaagTAGTTTCCTTAGATTTCCCAAGGACAGTGAGTTGCATAAAGCTCTTGAACCTGCTTCTAGTAAACAGACAAGTGAACAGTTTTGGGACTCATCTTTCATGGTTGAGAATACTTGCGGCACCTCAAGTTTGCCCCCGAGTAAAGATCCTAATACTAGCGACAGAACTGAACCATCATGGTTTGCTAGAGGAGGTGATGCTGGATATCTTTTGGAAGCTGTGGTTGCTAATGCATGTCATAGTTCGGATGATACTATTTGTTATGAATTCAAGAGTCTCGAATCATCTACTAGCCCACGTGGAAGTGCTTCTCCTAGCCCAAAAAATCAATACAAAGGAAGTGACTTGGCAAAGGATAGTTCTATACCAAGGAACCATCTTACATCTGCATGTATTACCGAGGACAGGAATGCAGATAGTACTTCAGACACTTTGATGAGCATGATGAACACAATTCTTAGCCAAGAACACAAAGGAGGAGGAACCGGTAATACACAGCTTAGGAAGGAACGGAGGACGTTGAATTCCAGCAAAAGAAGGGCCAGGCCTAGTGATAACCAAAGGCAACGACCAAGGGATAGACAACTCATCCAAGAACGAGTAAAGGAATTACGGGAGCTAgttcctaatggtgcaaag TGTAGCATTGACGGTCTCTTAGATCGAACCATAAAGCATATGATGTACTTGAGGAGTGTAACTGACCAGGCTGAGAAATTGAGGCATTGTCTGCATCAGGAG CTTGCTGGTTGCAAGAATTGGAGGCCCTCCGAAACCGaggaaaattaccaaaatgGAACAAGTTGGGCATTTGAGTTAGGAAACGAGTTCCAAGTATGCCCTATAGCTGTAGAAGATCTTGCTTATCCAGGACACATGCTCATTGAG ATGCTTTGTGATGAGCATGGCCTCTTCTTGGAGATTGCCCAGGTCATCCGTGGCTTGGGGCTGACCATTTTGAAGGGCGTACTTAAAAGCCGATCAAGTAACACATGGGCTCGATTTGTTGTAGAG GCTTCTAAGGGATTCCATAGACTTGATATTTTCTGGCCTCTGATGCAGCTTCTCCAGCGCAAAAGAAAATCCATCTCAAGCAAAATTTAA
- the LOC8277652 gene encoding transcription factor EMB1444 isoform X1, whose translation MGATALRQLLKSLCSNSTWNYAVLWKLRHGSPMILTWEDGYFNYSKSRELVGTISDDVYGKGASDLVSPQVETNTSRGISEEYPVGLVVADMSHLQYIFGEGVVGKVAALRDHCWVSFHHIFTGKSELIPEQCPEEWLLQFASGIKTILLVPVLPYGVLQLGSLEEVAEDVSIVAYIKYRFNCLQSVGENTGPCSLKKESQAQLSSSLISSSNKCLNVPLTNILTSVKTEDVFQSIASNIVELGNDNLATASYVQRLVTFQDVFTPTGEGLPEAIIFNRDNKINVPLVEVSNPSVSINDSQLEMMESKLFDLSCLMEEIQAHSEELQRYSDYNGYNMGLLEESFNEIMNIHPAGSMTGEPCGDKYAIDLDNKIVSSFLRFPKDSELHKALEPASSKQTSEQFWDSSFMVENTCGTSSLPPSKDPNTSDRTEPSWFARGGDAGYLLEAVVANACHSSDDTICYEFKSLESSTSPRGSASPSPKNQYKGSDLAKDSSIPRNHLTSACITEDRNADSTSDTLMSMMNTILSQEHKGGGTGNTQLRKERRTLNSSKRRARPSDNQRQRPRDRQLIQERVKELRELVPNGAKCSIDGLLDRTIKHMMYLRSVTDQAEKLRHCLHQELAGCKNWRPSETEENYQNGTSWAFELGNEFQVCPIAVEDLAYPGHMLIEMLCDEHGLFLEIAQVIRGLGLTILKGVLKSRSSNTWARFVVEASKGFHRLDIFWPLMQLLQRKRKSISSKI comes from the exons ATGGGAGCTACTGCTTTAAGGCAGTTGTTGAAAAGTCTTTGCAGCAATTCTACCTGGAATTATGCAGTTTTATGGAAGCTTAGGCATGGCAGTCCTAT GATTTTGACTTGGGAAGATGGATACTTTAATTATTCCAAATCAAGAGAACTCGTTGGAACTATATCAGATGATGTCTACGGCAAAGGTGCAAGTGATTTGGTCTCTCCACAAGTCGAAACAAACACATCCAGGGGTATCTCAGAGGAGTATCCAGTTGGACTTGTGGTAGCTGACATGTCTCATCTTCAGTACATCTTTGGAGAGGG GGTTGTAGGCAAAGTGGCAGCTTTACGAGACCATTGCTGGGTTTCCTTCCATCATATTTTCACTGGTAAAAGCGAGTTAATTCCCGAG CAGTGTCCAGAAGAATGGCTACTTCAATTTGCATCCGGTATCAAG ACTATTTTGCTGGTGCCTGTACTTCCATATGGAGTTTTGCAACTTGGGTCATTGGAAGAG GTTGCTGAAGATGTCAGTATAGTGGcatatatcaaatatagatTCAATTGCCTTCAGAGTGTTGGGGAAAACACCGGACCTTGTTCCTTGAAGAAGGAATCTCAAGCTCAGCTGTCATCTTCACTAATATCCAGTTCCAACAAGTGCTTAAATGTACCATTAACTAATATTCTTACCTCCGTGAAGACTGAAGATGTATTTCAGTCAATAGCTTCAAACATTGTTGAGCTAGGTAATGACAATCTGGCCACTGCAAGTTATGTTCAGCGACTGGTAACTTTTCAAGACGTATTCACACCAACTGGAGAAGGTTTGCCAGAAGCTATCATATTCAAtagagataataaaattaatgtccCTCTTGTTGAAGTGTCAAATCCAAGTGTATCAATTAATGACAGTCAACTGGAGATGATGGAGAGCAAGCTGTTTGATCTTTCCTGTCTGATGGAAGAAATACAGGCACACTCGGAAGAACTGCAGAGATATTCTGACTATAATGGCTACAACATGGGGCTTCTTGAAGAATCCTTTAATGAAATAATGAATATTCATCCTGCAGGCAGTATGACAGGGGAGCCATGTGGAGACAAGTATGCTATCGACTTGgataataaaattgtaagTAGTTTCCTTAGATTTCCCAAGGACAGTGAGTTGCATAAAGCTCTTGAACCTGCTTCTAGTAAACAGACAAGTGAACAGTTTTGGGACTCATCTTTCATGGTTGAGAATACTTGCGGCACCTCAAGTTTGCCCCCGAGTAAAGATCCTAATACTAGCGACAGAACTGAACCATCATGGTTTGCTAGAGGAGGTGATGCTGGATATCTTTTGGAAGCTGTGGTTGCTAATGCATGTCATAGTTCGGATGATACTATTTGTTATGAATTCAAGAGTCTCGAATCATCTACTAGCCCACGTGGAAGTGCTTCTCCTAGCCCAAAAAATCAATACAAAGGAAGTGACTTGGCAAAGGATAGTTCTATACCAAGGAACCATCTTACATCTGCATGTATTACCGAGGACAGGAATGCAGATAGTACTTCAGACACTTTGATGAGCATGATGAACACAATTCTTAGCCAAGAACACAAAGGAGGAGGAACCGGTAATACACAGCTTAGGAAGGAACGGAGGACGTTGAATTCCAGCAAAAGAAGGGCCAGGCCTAGTGATAACCAAAGGCAACGACCAAGGGATAGACAACTCATCCAAGAACGAGTAAAGGAATTACGGGAGCTAgttcctaatggtgcaaag TGTAGCATTGACGGTCTCTTAGATCGAACCATAAAGCATATGATGTACTTGAGGAGTGTAACTGACCAGGCTGAGAAATTGAGGCATTGTCTGCATCAGGAG CTTGCTGGTTGCAAGAATTGGAGGCCCTCCGAAACCGaggaaaattaccaaaatgGAACAAGTTGGGCATTTGAGTTAGGAAACGAGTTCCAAGTATGCCCTATAGCTGTAGAAGATCTTGCTTATCCAGGACACATGCTCATTGAG ATGCTTTGTGATGAGCATGGCCTCTTCTTGGAGATTGCCCAGGTCATCCGTGGCTTGGGGCTGACCATTTTGAAGGGCGTACTTAAAAGCCGATCAAGTAACACATGGGCTCGATTTGTTGTAGAG GCTTCTAAGGGATTCCATAGACTTGATATTTTCTGGCCTCTGATGCAGCTTCTCCAGCGCAAAAGAAAATCCATCTCAAGCAAAATTTAA